In Schizosaccharomyces osmophilus chromosome 1, complete sequence, the genomic window TTTTACATTCAAATGCTCAACTAATCTAATTGTGTTCAAGCCATAAagaattcttctttcaaataaagatttcttggtttttatGATATTAAGTCCCATGTTTATTTACGTACGTAGCGTAACGTTGTCGTTAACCAGGTACTGTATTATAGCGAATGCCTATTTCTACTGTATTAGGAAATTTGAGtaagaaagaaaccaaagGTAAAACTAGAACCAAAACCATAAAGCAGGATGCCgaaaggaagaaagcaGCGTGGAAAAAAGCACTCCTCGAAGCAGGATCCTGAAACAGAAGAGGCCCATATTGAGGTAGACAACCTAGTTCCTTCTGAAACCGTTGAAGAaggacaagaagaaaatggatttcAGGTCAATCCTTACACAAAGGCGCCCGTGCAACCGTTCCTCGGTGCATTAGAtccagaagaagaaaagtatTTTCAAGAAGCCGAAAAAGCTTTCGTGAATCATTTTACGCGCGACAATGAGGAGACACGATATTTTATCGACAGCGTTTACCgtgaaataaaaggaaaagaattgataGTTTTAAATAATGTGTTTGGTTCCAAGGTACTAGAGCATATGTTTCCTTTGGCAACAACTAGCCAGATTAAGTCTGTCTTTTCATCCTTGAATGGTCATTATTTAGAAATTGTTCAAACCACATTTGGTTCTTATGCCTTTGAAAAGCTCTTGAGCCATATGGCGGAAATTGTTGAtttagaaacaaaaggagCTTTGGacaatgatgaagaaatgcTGGAAGGAGAAGATCAAGTGTTCAGCACGGCAGAGTCGCTAGTGATGTACATGTGCAATGAAATACGACCAGATTTCTCTTTGCTTATCAACCATAAGCTTGCTGTGCACGTCCTCCATAAAATCCTTATGTTATTAGATGGATATCGATTTGTTTACGCTGAAGGTCGACGCGAATCCATGGTACATATACGTGTCCCTGAAACTTTTCCTCAATTTGCATATTCCATCATTGATAGTGCAGTGGAGAACTTGAGTACTTCAGAACTGCGTAATTATTGTGTGGATCGCTATGCTTCTAAAATAATGCAAGCATTCGTTCGTATCGACTTTGAGCGTGCACAAGGtggcaaaaagaaaaaggcaGCTCCTTTAGCTGATAAATTACTACTCTCTTCGGATAACAATCTGAAGGAACTACCATTTCTTGATACCTTACTGAAAGACGAAGCTGCATCCCGTATTTTGGAGATCATTATTGAGAAGATGCCGAATTCCCAAATCCCAAGGTTCCGGGAAGCTTGGGAAGGCCGCTTTTATCGACTTTGTGTGCACCCAATTGCCAATTTCGTCATGCAACACTACATCAAGCGACTTCCTTTGGAAGAACTTGGATATGTGGTACAGGAGTTGAAACAGGGTTCCGATAATGTGGTACGTAAATCATTTTTGGCAGTCTTGAAGACTCTCTTACAAAGATGCAATACTCTTCAAGCTTACCAGCATGAATTGgcttctttaatttttgcGTCTGCcgaggaaaaggaaaagaagcaaaacatAATTCCTATCCTTTTGCGCTCAAAGCACAAAAGAGACGTCAACAATCCCGAAAATAAGAGAAAGCTGGTCAACAATATGCTGGGTGCACAGTTATTAGAAGAGTTTCTTAATGGTCCCAAGGAATATGTTGAAGTGATTTTGAACAATGTGTTGGAACTCTCTCATGAACAACTTATGGAATATTGTCAAGAAAGTGTGTCTTCTCGTTTGATAGAAAATATCTTGGATTGGCCAGACCTAGATCTCATTTTCCGgaagaagtttttgaatctGCTCTCAAATACGATTGTTGAGTTGTCCATATCAGCATCGGGTTCTCACATCGTTGACAAACTTTGGAAAGTGTCACGTGGTTTACCTCTTTACAGAACGCGTATTGTTCAGGAACTTGTTCAAGGCGGTGACCAAGTTAAATTCGACTTTTACGGTAAAAAGGTATGGTCAAATTGGAAAGCGGAGCTATTTCGCCGTGCTCCAGACGAGTGGTATCGGTTTATGAAGGAGGATGAGCCTGTGAAACGAGTTCACGAGAAAGCTCGCAATATGCCAGGGCTGTCTGCGAATTCACAGCCACTACGGAAAAGACCAAACATGGAAGAAAGCGCAAACGAAACAGAAAAACGTGTTCGGGCTTAGTGCGTGTTTGCGACATTACGAAAAATAACAACTTTATTTATACTCAACTGGGGACTaggtttcatttttttggcttttaatttgtttaaATTTTAGAGCGGTTTCTAATAAAATCTATGATTTTGATCATTGAACATTGTGtagatttttcaaattctaagatttcttcattccagtcattgcttccttttgctACAACCTCTCTCACCTAGTGCCGCTCCTTCATTTGAACTGTAAAAGAAACTTGTTACCTCAAAGTTTGTTCCTTGAATAAGTGGCTTGCTAGAATGCATTGCAGCTTGTTAAGCGTTTAAGGTGGCTGGGAAAAGTCTAATCTCTTGAAATATATAGTGAGTCGACAGCTACACTTCACAGGatgga contains:
- the nop9 gene encoding pumilio family RNA-binding protein Nop9 gives rise to the protein MPKGRKQRGKKHSSKQDPETEEAHIEVDNLVPSETVEEGQEENGFQVNPYTKAPVQPFLGALDPEEEKYFQEAEKAFVNHFTRDNEETRYFIDSVYREIKGKELIVLNNVFGSKVLEHMFPLATTSQIKSVFSSLNGHYLEIVQTTFGSYAFEKLLSHMAEIVDLETKGALDNDEEMLEGEDQVFSTAESLVMYMCNEIRPDFSLLINHKLAVHVLHKILMLLDGYRFVYAEGRRESMVHIRVPETFPQFAYSIIDSAVENLSTSELRNYCVDRYASKIMQAFVRIDFERAQGGKKKKAAPLADKLLLSSDNNLKELPFLDTLLKDEAASRILEIIIEKMPNSQIPRFREAWEGRFYRLCVHPIANFVMQHYIKRLPLEELGYVVQELKQGSDNVVRKSFLAVLKTLLQRCNTLQAYQHELASLIFASAEEKEKKQNIIPILLRSKHKRDVNNPENKRKLVNNMLGAQLLEEFLNGPKEYVEVILNNVLELSHEQLMEYCQESVSSRLIENILDWPDLDLIFRKKFLNLLSNTIVELSISASGSHIVDKLWKVSRGLPLYRTRIVQELVQGGDQVKFDFYGKKVWSNWKAELFRRAPDEWYRFMKEDEPVKRVHEKARNMPGLSANSQPLRKRPNMEESANETEKRVRA